A genomic window from Salmo salar chromosome ssa23, Ssal_v3.1, whole genome shotgun sequence includes:
- the LOC123729858 gene encoding E3 ubiquitin/ISG15 ligase TRIM25-like — MAQQGVLLDQDQFRCSVCLDVLKEPVTIPCGHSYCRSCIEGCWDQDVLKGVYSCPQCTETFTPRPNLRKNNMLAEVVEKLKTGLQAAPPPALCCAGPGDVACDVCTGTRKRKALMSCLPCLASYCETHLLSHYESPALKKHKLVKATAQLQEKICSHHDKLLEVYCRTDQQCICYQCVMDEHKGHDALSAAAERTEKQRQLGMSQQKVQQSFQEREKELKELQKVVESLKRSAQSAVEDSDQIFTELIRSIERRSSEVKELIRAQEKAQVSQAEGLLEQLMQEIAELRKRSTELEQLSHTEDHIHFLQSYQSLSSISVSSELPSIVVRPLQYFGDVSKTVSELREKLEYFLKGEWTKISTIVNIVDVVLPPEPKTREQL, encoded by the exons atggctcagcagggagttctgctggaccaggaccagttccgttgttctgtctgtctggatgtacTGAAGGAACCGgtcaccatcccctgtggacacagttactgtagaagctgtattgagggctgctgggatcaggatgttctgaaaggggtctacagctgtcctcagtgcacagagaccttcactccaaggcctaatctgaggaaaaataacatgttggctgaggtggtggagaaactgaagacaggactccaggctgctccccctcctgctctgtgctgtgctggacctggagatgtggcgtgtgatgtctgcactgggaccagaaagcggaaagccctcatgtcctgtctgccgtgtctggcctcttactgtgagactcacctcctaTCTCACTATgaatctcctgctttgaagaagcacaagctggtcaaagccaccgcacaactacaggagaagatctgctctcatcatgacaaactgctggaggtttactgtcgtaccgatcagcagtgtatctgttatcagtgtgtgatggatgaacataaaggccatgatgcactgtcagctgcagcagagaggactgagaaacag aggcagctggggatgagtcagcagaaggtccagcagagtttccaggagagagagaaggagctgaaggagctccaaaaggttgtggagtctctcaag cgctctgcacagtcagcagtggaggacagtgatcagatctttactgagctgatccgctccattgagagaaggagctctgaggtgaaggagctgatcagagcccaagagaaggctcaagtgagtcaagctgaaggactcctggagcaactgatgcaggagatagctgagctgaggaagagaagcactgagctggagcagctctcacacacagaggatcacatccatttcctccag agttatcagtctctctccagtatcagtgtatcttcagaattacccagcatcgttgtccgtcctcttcagtactttggagatgtgagtaagactgtgtctgaactgagagagaaactagaatacttccttaaaggagaatggaccaagatctccactatag tgaatatagtggatgttgtactgcctccagagcccaagaccagagaacagttg